The Myotis daubentonii chromosome 9, mMyoDau2.1, whole genome shotgun sequence genome has a segment encoding these proteins:
- the LOC132242122 gene encoding olfactory receptor 52E4-like gives MLDFNSTAFTNPSVFILMGIPGLEDMHIWISIPFCSMYVVALMGNILILFIIKTEIALHEPMFYFLSMLAITDLILSTSTLPKMLVVFWFNYHEINFHACLTQMFFIHAFSGVESGLLVAMALDRYVAICNPLRHSSILTNSVVVQVGTVALLRGLVLMTPHPFLVKRWPYCRTNIVPHTYCEHMAVVKLACADISINSLYSLAVIILIVGTDVACISLSYIQILRTVFKLPSKDARLKTLSTCGSHVCVILTFYIPALFSFLTHRFSKHVPRHTHILLANMYLLVPPMLNPVIYGVRTKQIRKSVLQLFMNKTN, from the coding sequence ATGCTTGACTTTAACTCCACGGCCTTCACCAATCCCAGTGTCTTCATCCTGATGGGCATACCTGGTCTAGAAGACATGCATATTTGGATATCTATCCCTTTCTGCTCAATGTATGTCGTTGCCCTCATGGGAAACATACTCATCCTTTTTATCATCAAAACTGAGATTGCTCTTCACGAacccatgttttattttctttccatgttggCCATCACAGACCTCATCTTGTCAACCTCCACTCTTCCCAAGATGTTGGTTGTGTTCTGGTTCAATTACCATGAAATCAACTTCCATGCCTGCCTCACTCAGATGTTTTTCATCCATGCTTTCTCTGGGGTGGAGTCAGGGCTTCTCGTGGCCATGGCACTTGACCGGTATGTGGCAATCTGTAATCCTCTGAGACACTCATCCATTCTAACAAATTCTGTGGTAGTTCAGGTTGGCACAGTGGCACTTCTGCGTGGGTTAGTGCTGATGACACCACATCCCTTTCTGGTAAAGAGGTGGCCATATTGCAGGACCAATATTGTCCCCCATACGTATTGTGAGCATATGGCTGTGGTGAAGTTGGCTTGCGCTGACATTTCCATCAATAGCCTTTACAGTTTGGCAGTCATTATCTTAATTGTGGGGACTGATGTGGCATGCATCTCTCTGTCTTATATACAGATCCTCCGTACTGTTTTCAAGCTCCCTTCTAAAGATGCCAGGTTGAAGACTCTGAGTACCTGTGGGTCTCATGTTTGTGTCATCCTTACTTTCTATATCcctgctctcttctccttcctcaccCACCGATTTAGCAAGCATGTTCCACGCCACACCCACATCCTGCTGGCCAACATGTACTTGTTGGTACCCCCTATGCTGAACCCTGTTATCTATGGAGTAAGGACCAAACAGATCCGAAAATCCGTCCTACAATTATTCATGAATAAAACCAACTGA
- the LOC132242123 gene encoding olfactory receptor 52D1-like, translating to MLFPNRTNVHPATFLLLGIPGLEAAHVWISIPFCLVYLLAVMGNCVLVFIIKTHPSLHEPMYLFLCMLSVNDLMLCTTVVPKILSLFWFDDREINFKACLIQIFFIHSLSTMESGFLLAMAFDRYVAICNPLRHSTILTHGVIMALSLAIVLRGVILLTPHPFLLMRLPYCKTNIIAHTYCEFMALIKLACANTRVHRLYGLILAFLTGGLDFIMIICSYILIFHAVFRLPSKEARLKTLSTCGSHVWVILVFYTPAFFSFITHRFGHNVAPHIHIFIANIYLLIPPMMNPIIYGVKTKIIRQSILKVLTNMYV from the coding sequence ATGTTATTTCCAAATAGAACCAATGTCCACCCAGCTACTTTCCTCCTCCTTGGAATCCCAGGGCTGGAGGCTGCTCATGTCTGGATCTCCATCCCTTTTTGCCTGGTTTATCTACTGGCTGTGATGGGGAATTGTGTCCTTGTATTCATCATCAAGACACACCCCAGTCTTCATGAACCCATGTATCTCTTCCTCTGCATGCTCTCTGTGAATGACCTGATGCTTTGCACCACGGTGGTTCCCAAGATTCTCAGTCTCTTCTGGTTCGATGACAGAGAAATCAACTTTAAAGCTTGCCTCATCCAGATATTTTTCATCCACTCTTTGTCCACCATGGAGTCGGGATTCCTGTTGGCTATGGCCTTTGACCGGTATGTGGCCATCTGCAACCCTCTGAGGCATTCCACCATCCTGACACATGGAGTGATCATGGCTTTGAGTCTGGCCATTGTCCTACGTGGCGTTATCCTGCTGACTCCACATCCTTTCTTACTGATGAGGCTTCCCTATTGCAAAACCAACATTATTGCCCACACCTACTGTGAATTTATGGCCCTGATCAAACTGGCCTGTGCTAATACCAGGGTCCACAGATTATATGGCTTAATTCTTGCCTTCCTTACTGGTGGGCTGGACTTCATAATGATAATCTGCTCTTACATTCTCATTTTTCATGCTGTGTTTCGTCTCCCATCAAAGGAGGCCAGACTCAAGACCTTGAGCACATGTGGCTCACATGTTTGGGTCATCTTAGTGTTTTATACACCTGCCTTTTTCTCCTTTATCACCCACAGGTTTGGTCATAACGTAGCTCCACACATCCACATCTTTATAGCCAACATTTATCTTCTGATTCCTCCTATGATGAACCCTATCATCTATGGTGTTAAAACCAAAATTATCCGGCAAAGTATTCTTAAAGTACTCACAAATATGTATGTTTGA
- the LOC132241867 gene encoding olfactory receptor 52K2-like has product MAGYNRTSLQPTIFLLLGIPGLEAAHKWISIPFCLVYLLSLMGNVALLLIVKTDHKLHEPMYFFLCMLSVADLMLTSSTLPKMLSLFWFNDREIYFEACLTQMYLIHSLSTMESGFILAMAFDRYVAICHSLKHSTILTPTVIVGLGMFIVFRGAVLLSPHPFLLRWLSYCKTNVISHTYCEFMALIKLVCTETKIRRAYSLIVAFLTGGLDFILIICSYVLILFTVFNLPSKAARLKTLSTCVSHVWVILVFYTPAFFSFLTHRFGHHIAPHIHIFIANIYLLVPPMMNPIIYGVKTKRIREGFFKLLAVKSV; this is encoded by the coding sequence ATGGCAGGTTATAACAGGACCAGTCTTCAACCAACCATCTTCCTACTGCTTGGAATTCCAGGATTGGAGGCTGCCCACAAATGGATTTCCATTCCTTTCTGCCTGGTCTACCTACTGTCACTGATGGGAAATGTTGCCCTTTTATTAATTGTCAAGACAGACCACAAACTGCATGAACCTATGTACTTCTTTCTATGCATGCTCTCAGTGGCTGATCTGATGCTTACTTCTTCTACACTTCCCAAGATGCTCAGTCTCTTCTGGTTCAATGACAGAGAGATCTACTTTGAAGCCTGCCTCACACAAATGTATCTTATCCATTCTCTGTCTACTATGGAATCTGGATTTATCTTGGCCATGGCTTTTGACCGATATGTAGCCATCTGCCACTCACTAAAACATTCCACTATCTTAACACCTACAGTGATTGTAGGCTTGGGTATGTTCATTGTCTTCAGAGGCGCTGTCCTCCTCAGTCCACACCCTTTCCTACTGAGGTGGCTTTCCTACTGCAAAACTAATGTCATCTCTCATACTTATTGTGAGTTTATGGCCCTGATAAagctggtttgcactgaaaccAAGATTCGGAGAGCCTACAGCCTAATTGTGGCATTCCTGACAGGGGGATTGGATTTCATATTGATCATCTGTTCCTATGTCCTTATTCTCTTCACTGTCTTTAATCTTCCATCCAAAGCTGCCCGCCTGAAGACCTTAAGTACCTGTGTCTCCCATGTATGGGTCATCTTGGTGTTTTACACACcagcctttttctcttttctcactcATAGATTTGGTCACCACATTGCTCCACATATCCACATTTTTATAGCCAATATATACCTTCTCGTTCCACCTATGATGAATCCTATTATTTATGGTGTTAAAACCAAAAGAATCAGGGAAGGATTCTTTAAATTGTTAGCAGTCAAAAGTGTTTGA